One segment of Brassica napus cultivar Da-Ae chromosome C3, Da-Ae, whole genome shotgun sequence DNA contains the following:
- the LOC106388471 gene encoding probable aspartyl aminopeptidase: MANTTSLVSDFLSFLNASPTAFHAVDESKRRLRHAGYEQISERDDWKLEAGKKYFFTRNYSTIVAFAVGKKYEAGNGFHIIGAHTDSPCLKLKPVSKVTKGGCLEVGVQTYGGGLWYTWFDRDLTVAGRVIVKEDKAGSVSYSHRLVRIEDPIMRIPTLAIHLDRNVNSEGFKPNTQTHLVPILATAIKAELNKVPAEGGEEDGEKKCTESSSKSKHHPLLMEIIANALGCNPDEICEFELQVCDTQPSILGGAAKEFIFSGRLDNLCMSFCSLKALIDATSSGSDLEEESGVRMVALFDHEEVGSNSAQGAGSPVMIDAMSHITSCFSSDAKVLKKAIQKSLLVSADMAHALHPNFMDKHEENHQPKMHGGLVIKHNANQRYATNAVTSFVFREIAEKHNLPVQDFVVRNDMGCGSTIGPILASSVGIRTVDVGAPQLSMHSIREMCAADDVKHSYEHFKAFFQEFTHLDAKLTVDV, from the exons ATGGCGAATACGACCTCCCTCGTCTCCGATTTCCTCTCCTTTCTCAACGCTTCTCCCACCGCTTTTCACGCCGTCG ATGAGTCAAAGAGGCGGCTACGACACGCTGGCTATGAACAGATTTCCGAGAGAGATGACTGGAAACTCGAAGCCGGCAAAAAGTATTTCTTCACAAGGAACTACTCCACCATCGTCGCTTTTGCTGTTGGCAAAAA ATACGAAGCTGGAAACGGATTCCATATAATAGGTGCTCACACTGATAGCCCTTGCCTCAAACTCAAGCCTGTTTCTAAGGTAACCAAAGGTGGATGCTTGGAGGTTGGTGTTCAGACTTATGGAGGTGGCCTTTGGTACACTTGGTTTGATCGTGACTTGACTGTTGCTGGACGTGTTATTGTCAAAGAAGACAAGGCGGGTTCTGTCTCTTATTCTCATCGTCTTGTCAGGATTGAGGATCCTATCATGAGGATTCCTACCTTGGCCATTCACTTGGACAG GAATGTGAACAGTGAAGGTTTTAAGCCAAACACTCAGACGCACCTTGTTCCAATACTCGCAACGGCTATCAAG GCGGAGCTCAATAAAGTGCCAGCAGAAGGTGGTGAAGAGGACGGAGAAAAAAAGTGTACTGAAAGTAGTTCAAAATCAAAGCATCACCCACTTCTAATGGAG ATCATTGCAAATGCACTGGGTTGTAATCCTGATGAGATATGCGAATTTGAGCTGCAAGTATGTGACACTCAGCCAAGCATTCTAGGTGGTGCAGCAAAAGAATTTATTTTCTCAGGAAGGCTGGACAATCTTTGCATGTCATTTTGCTCTCTAAAG GCACTTATAGATGCAACGTCCTCTGGAAGTGACCTAGAGGAAGAAAGTGGAGTAAGAATGGTGGCATTATTTGATCACGAAGAAGTTGGTTCCAACTCAGCGCAAGGAGCTGGATCCCCTGTCATGATTGATGCTATGTCACACATCACAAGTTGCTTCAGCTCTGACGCTAAG GTGCTCAAGAAAGCGATTCAAAAAAGCTTGCTTGTTTCCGCTGACATGGCTCATGCTTTACATCCAAACTTTATG GACAAACACGAAGAGAATCATCAACCAAAGATGCATGGAGGGCTTGTCATCAAGCACAATGCAAATCAACGTTACGCAACCAATGCAGTAACTTCGTTTGTGTTCAGAGAGATAGCAGAGAAACATAATCTCCCTGTCCAG GATTTTGTGGTACGTAATGATATGGGTTGCGGATCAACCATTGGTCCAATCCTAGCAAGCAGTGTGGGGATAAGGACGGTTGATGTTGGAGCTCCACAGCTCTCGATGCATAGCATCCGGGAGATGTGTGCTGCGGACGACGTGAAGCATTCATACGAGCACTTCAAAGCTTTCTTCCAAGAGTTCACTCACCTTGACGCCAAACTCACTGTCGACGTTTGA
- the LOC106388472 gene encoding adenylate kinase 3, whose protein sequence is MANSSVDMEDIQTVDLMSELLRRMKCASKPDKRLVFIGPPGSGKGTQSPVIKDEFCLCHLSTGDMLRAAVAAKSPLGVKAKDAMDKGELVSDDLVVGIMDEAMNRPKCQKGFILDGFPRTVTQAEKLDEMLNRRGAQIDKVLNFAIDDSVLEERITGRWIHPSSGRSYHTKFAPPKVPGVDDVTGEPLIQRKDDNADVLRSRLDAFHKQTQPVIDYYAKKGNLVNIPAEKAPEEVTKVVKKVVSA, encoded by the exons ATGGCGAATAGCAGTGTAGATATGGAAGACATTCAGACAGTCGATCTCATGTCAGAGCTCCTCCGTCGCATGAAGTGTGCCTCTAAACCTGACAAACGTCTCGTTTTCATCG GCCCACCTGGTTCAGGAAAAGGTACGCAGTCTCCGGTCATAAAGGATGAGTTCTGCTTGTGCCATTTGTCTACCGGTGACATGCTTAGAGCTGCTGTTGCTGCTAAGTCCCCTCTTGGTGTCAAGGCGAAGGATGCTATGGACAAg GGAGAGCTTGTTTCTGATGACTTGGTTGTTGGTATCATGGATGAAGCAATGAACAGACCCAAATGTCAGAAAGGTTTCATTCTTGATGGCTTCCCTAGGACCGTCACACAAGCTGAGAAG cTTGATGAGATGCTTAATAGAAGAGGAGCTCAGATTGACAAAGTGCTTAATTTTGCAATCGACGATTCGGTTCTTGAAGAAAGAATTACTGGAAGGTGGATTCACCCTTCAAGTGGAAGGAGCTATCATACCAAATTCGCACCTCCTAAAGTTCCTGGAGTCGATGAT GTGACTGGAGAGCCATTGATTCAACGTAAAGATGACAATGCGGATGTTCTTAGGTCAAGGCTGGATGCATTCCACAAGCAGACGCAACCG GTTATTGACTACTACGCGAAGAAGGGGAATCTGGTGAACATACCAGCAGAGAAGGCTCCGGAAGAGGTTACCAAAGTGGTGAAGAAGGTTGTGTCTGCATGA
- the LOC106388470 gene encoding cycloeucalenol cycloisomerase-like, whose translation MSGTSSGSLWLAANPSKRWGELFFLFYTPFWLTLSLGIVVPYKLYETFTELEYLLLALVSALPAFLIPMLLVGKADRSLPWKDRYWVKANLWIIIFSYVGNYFWTHYFFQVLGASYTFPSWKMNNVPHTTFFMTHACFLFYHVASNITLRRLRHSIAGLPDSLRWSFEAAWILALSYFIAYLETVAIANFPYYEFVDRSAMYKVGCLFYAIYFIVSFPMFFRMGEKPSDEWDLSRVAVDALGAAMLVTIILDLWRLFLGPIVPLPEGQNCLQSGLPWFSR comes from the exons ATGTCAG GAACGAGTTCAGGGAGCTTGTGGTTGGCAGCGAACCCGAGCAAGAGATGGGGAgagctcttcttcctcttctacaCTCCTTTCTGGCTCACTCTCTCCTTGGGCATCGTTGTTCCTTACAAGCTCTACGAG ACATTCACGGAGCTGGAGTATCTGCTTCTCGCCTTGGTTTCAGCTCTTCCCGCTTTCCTCATACCCATGTTACTTGTTGGAAAG GCCGACAGAAGCTTACCCTGGAAGGACCGTTATTGGGTTAAG GCGAATCTCTGGATAATTATTTTCAGCTATGTGGGAAACTACTTCTGGACTCACTATTTCTTTCAAGTTCTTGGAGCCTCCTATACATTCCCGTCCTGGAAAATGAATAAC GTGCCTCACACAACATTCTTCATGACGCATGCTTGCTTCCTCTTTTACCACGTTGCGTCCAACATCACTCTCCGAAGGCTACGACATTCCATTGCTGGTTTACCAGATTCTCTTAGATGGTCTTTTGAGGCTGCTTGGATTCTGGCGCTTTCTTATTTCATTGCTTACCTGGAGACTGTTGCTATTGCCAAT TTTCCTTACTATGAGTTTGTGGACCGAAGTGCCATGTACAAAGTTGGATGTTTGTTCTATGCCATCTACTTCATTGTCAGCTTCCCAATGTTCTTCAG GATGGGAGAGAAACCAAGCGATGAGTGGGACTTGTCACGTGTGGCTGTTGATGCTTTAGGTGCTGCTATGTTGGTAACGATCATTCTTGATCTGTGGCGTCTCTTCTTGGGACCTATAGTTCCCCTACCGGAGGGACAAAACTGCCTTCAGTCTGGTTTACCATGGTTCTCCCGGTGA
- the LOC106388469 gene encoding ras-related protein RABE1c, which yields MGLGLILDSTKNDEPDPYTRGIDFKIRTIELDTEHIKLQIWDTAGQERFRTITTDIRNWIRNIEQHASDNVNKILVGNKADMDESKRAVPTSKGQALADEYGIKFFETSAKTNLNVEEVFFSIAKDIKQRLTDTDSRAEDEKKCNRLFL from the exons ATGGGTTTGGGTTTGATCTTGGACTCAACGAAGAATGATGAACCAGATCCATATACTCGCGG CATTGATTTTAAGATAAGAACTATTGAGCTTGATACTGAACACATCAAGCTCCAGATTTGGGATACTGCTGGTCAAGAACGTTTTCGAACCATCACCACTG ATATTAGGAACTGGATTCGTAATATCGAACAGCACGCTTCGGATAATGTCAACAAGATCTTGGTAGGGAACAAAGCCGATATGGACGAGAGCAAGAGG gctGTTCCAACATCAAAGGGTCAAGCACTTGCTGATGAATATGGAATCAAGTTCTTTGAAACA AGTgccaaaacaaatttaaatgtgGAAGAGGTTTTCTTCTCGATAGCAAAGGACATTAAGCAGAGACTCACAGATACTGACTCGAGAGCAGAg GATGAAAAGAAGTGTAACCGGTTGTTTTTGTGA